A window of Xylophilus sp. GW821-FHT01B05 contains these coding sequences:
- a CDS encoding glyoxylate/hydroxypyruvate reductase A, whose protein sequence is MNITFCCTGTKAAPWIAGLQAAFPDATVTEWAPGAPLADYAVVWGPPQQFMDEQTALRGIFNIGAGVDALMALRLPAGVPVVRLDDVGMAVQMAEFVTHALVRHFRELDGYEGDVAAGRWSYRKPRSRADFPVGVMGLGVLGQRVAQALRVFDFPVRGWSRSPKAVEGVQCFSGEAQFNDFLAGTQALVCLLPLTPDTENIMRRETLSRLLPGAYVVNVARGGHLVEEDLIPLIDAGHIAGAALDVFRTEPLPAAHPFWAHPKITVTPHTSARTLREESIAQIVGKIRALAQGAPIAGVVDPGRGY, encoded by the coding sequence ATGAATATCACCTTCTGCTGCACCGGCACCAAAGCCGCTCCCTGGATAGCAGGCCTGCAGGCCGCGTTCCCCGATGCCACCGTCACCGAATGGGCGCCCGGCGCGCCGCTGGCCGACTACGCCGTGGTCTGGGGGCCGCCCCAGCAATTCATGGACGAGCAAACCGCCCTGCGCGGCATCTTCAATATCGGCGCGGGCGTGGATGCGCTGATGGCCTTGCGCCTGCCGGCGGGCGTGCCCGTGGTGCGGTTGGACGACGTTGGCATGGCGGTGCAGATGGCCGAGTTCGTCACGCATGCGCTGGTGCGCCATTTCCGCGAGCTGGATGGCTACGAGGGCGATGTGGCGGCTGGCCGCTGGTCCTACCGCAAGCCGCGCAGCCGCGCCGACTTCCCCGTGGGCGTGATGGGCCTGGGCGTGCTCGGCCAGCGCGTGGCGCAGGCGCTGCGCGTGTTCGACTTCCCGGTGCGCGGCTGGAGCCGCTCGCCCAAGGCGGTGGAGGGCGTGCAGTGCTTCTCGGGCGAGGCGCAGTTCAATGACTTTCTGGCCGGTACGCAGGCGCTGGTCTGCCTGCTGCCGCTCACGCCGGATACCGAAAACATCATGCGGCGCGAAACCCTGTCGCGCCTGCTGCCCGGCGCCTATGTGGTCAATGTGGCGCGCGGCGGCCATCTGGTGGAAGAAGACCTGATCCCGCTGATCGACGCAGGCCACATCGCCGGCGCCGCGCTCGACGTGTTCCGCACCGAACCACTGCCAGCCGCCCACCCGTTCTGGGCGCACCCCAAGATCACCGTCACGCCGCACACCTCGGCCCGCACCCTGCGCGAGGAAAGCATCGCCCAGATCGTCGGCAAGATCCGCGCGCTGGCGCAGGGCGCGCCTATTGCAGGCGTGGTGGACCCGGGGCGGGGGTACTGA
- a CDS encoding nucleotidyltransferase domain-containing protein gives MLTDLLFGNYRKKVLSLLLLNPDTDYHVRELARLTDTAPGTLHKELSRLAEAGLLLRKAQGNQVRYQANRQCPVFEELAGLMRKTTGAAEVLAQALAPLAPPVALIFGSVARGTETASSDIDLLVLADLGFADVVKATYPAQAALGREINPVVYSAAEFQRRLQEGDPFVLDVLAHPKIFLRGTEHDLGQLAGDPASAGV, from the coding sequence ATGCTGACCGACCTTCTCTTTGGAAACTACCGCAAGAAGGTGCTGAGCCTGCTGCTGCTCAACCCCGATACCGACTACCACGTGCGTGAGTTGGCGCGGCTCACCGACACCGCTCCCGGCACCTTGCACAAGGAACTGTCCCGCCTGGCTGAAGCCGGCTTGCTGCTGCGCAAGGCCCAGGGCAACCAGGTGCGCTACCAGGCCAACAGGCAGTGCCCGGTGTTTGAAGAGCTGGCTGGCCTGATGCGCAAGACCACGGGCGCTGCCGAAGTGCTGGCCCAGGCACTGGCGCCCTTGGCGCCGCCCGTGGCGCTGATCTTTGGCTCGGTGGCCCGCGGTACGGAAACCGCCAGCAGTGATATCGACCTGTTGGTGCTTGCAGACCTGGGCTTTGCCGATGTCGTCAAGGCCACCTACCCCGCGCAAGCCGCCCTGGGCCGTGAGATCAATCCTGTTGTGTACAGCGCCGCCGAATTCCAGCGCCGCCTGCAAGAGGGCGACCCTTTCGTCCTGGATGTGCTGGCGCACCCGAAGATTTTCTTGAGGGGAACCGAACATGACCTTGGCCAACTTGCTGGCGATCCAGCGTCTGCAGGCGTTTAA
- a CDS encoding DNA-binding protein, which translates to MTLANLLAIQRLQAFNATPAGVQRLLAAAARNLADAQLQALSPENRFDAAYKAILQCAMLGLWAHGYRTSTQQPGHHQTALQALPLTMGLPNDVIIVLDALRKQRNLNDYEGDPVGDAVVAECIAQAGQLLAHTRQCLQSQFPHLLAAQVAGPQI; encoded by the coding sequence ATGACCTTGGCCAACTTGCTGGCGATCCAGCGTCTGCAGGCGTTTAACGCCACCCCAGCGGGGGTGCAGCGCCTGCTGGCTGCTGCTGCGCGCAACCTGGCCGATGCGCAGCTCCAGGCCTTGAGCCCAGAAAACCGCTTTGACGCTGCCTACAAAGCCATCCTGCAATGCGCCATGCTGGGCCTTTGGGCGCACGGCTACCGCACCTCTACGCAGCAGCCCGGGCACCACCAGACGGCGCTGCAGGCCCTGCCGCTGACCATGGGCTTGCCGAACGACGTGATCATCGTGCTCGATGCGCTGCGCAAGCAACGCAACCTGAATGACTACGAGGGCGATCCGGTGGGCGACGCCGTGGTGGCCGAATGCATTGCCCAGGCGGGGCAATTGCTGGCCCATACACGCCAGTGCTTGCAAAGCCAGTTTCCCCATTTGCTGGCAGCACAAGTCGCCGGGCCACAAATCTAA
- a CDS encoding sulfite exporter TauE/SafE family protein, with the protein MLYLLLALFGGLSGVTTVLFGFGGGFVVVPLLYRVLSAAYGVHSPVGESAMHIAVATSTCVMVVNALAATRRHARAGNIVWPAIRPLAGFIGLGAVLGAAAATMASASFIRWAFVVYLGITIVDCLLRRGFMSRQEATSPQPLGPTQTVGGGLVIGLVATFLGVGGSVMTVPLLRRRGFSMTRATAMANPLSLPVAIIGTATYMAMAWVHPVALGPWHAGYVDLLAFAVLAAGSLLGIRLASRYIGGIPDRVHAWVYVGLLVAVMLSMLVQ; encoded by the coding sequence ATGCTGTATCTCTTGTTGGCACTGTTTGGCGGCCTGAGCGGCGTCACCACCGTGCTGTTTGGCTTTGGCGGCGGCTTCGTGGTGGTACCCCTGCTCTACCGCGTGCTCAGCGCCGCCTACGGCGTGCACAGCCCGGTGGGCGAATCCGCCATGCACATTGCCGTAGCCACCTCCACCTGTGTGATGGTGGTCAACGCCCTGGCCGCCACGCGGCGGCATGCGCGGGCCGGCAATATCGTGTGGCCGGCGATCCGGCCGCTGGCGGGCTTTATCGGGCTGGGCGCGGTGCTGGGCGCTGCGGCGGCGACCATGGCAAGCGCAAGCTTCATCCGCTGGGCCTTCGTGGTCTACCTTGGCATCACCATCGTGGATTGCCTGCTGCGCCGGGGCTTTATGTCCCGGCAAGAGGCCACTTCGCCGCAGCCGCTTGGGCCCACACAAACGGTGGGCGGCGGCCTGGTCATTGGCCTGGTCGCCACCTTCCTGGGCGTGGGCGGCAGCGTCATGACGGTGCCACTGCTGCGCCGCCGCGGCTTCAGCATGACCCGCGCCACCGCCATGGCCAACCCCTTGAGCCTGCCGGTGGCCATCATCGGCACCGCCACCTACATGGCCATGGCCTGGGTTCACCCCGTGGCCCTCGGGCCCTGGCATGCGGGCTATGTGGACCTGCTCGCCTTTGCCGTGCTGGCCGCGGGATCACTGCTGGGCATACGCCTGGCCAGCCGGTATATCGGCGGCATACCGGATCGGGTGCATGCGTGGGTTTATGTCGGGTTGCTGGTGGCGGTCATGCTGAGCATGCTGGTGCAGTAG
- a CDS encoding helix-turn-helix transcriptional regulator, translating to MRNAHIDQFDHIARPVLAIGSDYAQGQRLPPHAHRRAQLLYGATGVMQVATQEGAWVVPPQRAVWIPAGVQHEVRMLGVSTRSLYIEPAAVPARSGGCEVVGVSPLLRQLLMEAVDLPAEYDQRGRDGALMALLLHEVARMPALPLHIPLPRDARLLPLCQAFLQQPDAHGSPQAWAQRLHMSDRSFSRLFRTQTGMAFSEWRQRACVVLALARLAAGEPVTSIAMDFGYDSPAAFSTMFRRVLGQAPTAYLAG from the coding sequence ATGCGCAACGCCCATATCGACCAGTTCGACCACATCGCCCGGCCGGTGCTGGCCATAGGCAGCGACTACGCGCAAGGGCAGCGCCTGCCGCCGCACGCGCACCGCCGCGCGCAGTTGCTGTACGGCGCCACGGGCGTGATGCAGGTGGCGACGCAGGAGGGCGCCTGGGTTGTGCCGCCGCAGCGCGCGGTATGGATACCGGCGGGTGTGCAGCACGAGGTGCGGATGCTGGGCGTGAGCACGCGCAGCCTGTACATAGAGCCGGCGGCCGTGCCGGCGCGCAGCGGTGGCTGCGAGGTGGTCGGTGTATCGCCACTGCTGCGGCAATTGCTGATGGAGGCGGTGGACCTGCCCGCTGAATACGACCAGCGCGGCCGCGACGGCGCGCTGATGGCCTTGCTGCTGCACGAGGTGGCGCGCATGCCGGCGCTGCCCCTGCACATTCCGCTGCCGCGCGATGCCCGCCTGCTGCCGCTGTGCCAGGCCTTTCTGCAGCAGCCCGACGCGCACGGCTCGCCGCAGGCTTGGGCGCAGCGCCTGCACATGAGCGACCGCAGCTTCAGCCGCCTGTTCCGCACGCAGACCGGCATGGCCTTTTCTGAATGGCGCCAGCGTGCCTGCGTGGTGCTGGCACTGGCCCGGCTGGCCGCGGGCGAGCCGGTGACCAGCATTGCCATGGACTTTGGCTACGACAGCCCGGCTGCGTTCTCGACCATGTTCCGGCGCGTGCTGGGGCAAGCACCTACGGCCTACCTCGCGGGCTAG
- a CDS encoding MFS transporter: MNKRRLGLLTGTHAVNDLYQGLVPALLPFMVLERGYSYAAVSGLMLAATGLSSVVQPLFGLYADRHPRSWLVPTGFLLAAFGVVLAGMGDSYLLTWLAMALCGLGIAAYHPPATVAARAAGGASQKAMSVFSVGGTIGASFAPLLAAVVVGALGLSHSYLLGIPALLMGAVWWAANRRSAPAALPAGTARTRLQPMAQNDWRAFSLLVATIVGWSIPYVTVLSMLSLYVSRELGGSAFMGAAVLTSFTAAGAVGTLSGGWLGDRFGRMRPIRAGYLLALPMLAGLVAAPNPVVALLCTAGLGVAMFLPFAAQVTLAQDYLPRNPATASGISLGLALSVGGLVSPLFGLLSDARGLRFTLTAVLCVLGAAALLAFRLRNRAPHMPVAPAAA, encoded by the coding sequence ATGAACAAGCGCCGCCTGGGCCTGCTGACCGGCACGCATGCCGTCAATGACCTGTACCAGGGGCTGGTGCCTGCCCTGCTGCCCTTCATGGTGCTGGAGCGCGGCTACAGCTACGCGGCGGTCAGCGGGCTGATGCTGGCGGCCACGGGTTTGTCCAGCGTGGTGCAGCCGCTGTTCGGCCTGTATGCCGACCGCCACCCGCGCAGTTGGCTGGTGCCGACCGGCTTTTTGCTGGCCGCATTCGGCGTGGTGCTGGCCGGCATGGGCGACAGCTATCTGCTGACCTGGCTGGCGATGGCGCTGTGCGGCCTGGGCATTGCGGCCTACCACCCGCCCGCCACCGTGGCCGCGCGCGCGGCCGGTGGCGCCTCGCAAAAGGCGATGAGCGTGTTCTCGGTCGGCGGCACCATTGGCGCCTCGTTTGCGCCGCTGCTGGCGGCCGTGGTGGTGGGTGCGCTGGGGCTGTCGCACAGCTATCTGCTGGGCATCCCGGCGCTGCTGATGGGCGCGGTCTGGTGGGCCGCCAACAGGCGCAGCGCACCGGCGGCGTTGCCGGCCGGCACTGCGCGCACCCGGCTGCAGCCCATGGCGCAGAACGACTGGCGTGCCTTCAGCCTGCTGGTGGCGACCATCGTGGGCTGGTCGATTCCCTATGTCACGGTGCTGTCGATGCTGTCGCTGTACGTGAGCCGCGAGCTGGGTGGCTCGGCCTTCATGGGTGCGGCGGTGCTGACATCCTTCACCGCCGCGGGCGCGGTGGGCACGCTGTCGGGCGGCTGGCTGGGTGACCGCTTCGGGCGCATGCGGCCGATCCGCGCCGGTTACCTGCTGGCGCTGCCGATGCTGGCGGGCCTGGTCGCAGCGCCCAACCCGGTGGTGGCACTGCTCTGCACCGCCGGCCTGGGCGTGGCCATGTTCCTGCCGTTCGCGGCGCAGGTGACGCTGGCACAGGACTACCTGCCGCGCAACCCGGCCACGGCCAGTGGCATCAGCCTGGGGCTGGCGCTGTCGGTGGGCGGGCTGGTGTCGCCACTGTTTGGCCTGCTGTCGGACGCGCGCGGCCTGCGCTTCACGCTGACGGCCGTGCTGTGCGTGCTGGGCGCGGCGGCACTGCTGGCCTTCCGGCTGCGCAACCGGGCGCCGCACATGCCAGTGGCTCCTGCGGCGGCCTAG
- a CDS encoding helix-turn-helix transcriptional regulator: protein MDNSLDLQPEQGESTPRAVAALATDPACDALIPLHAHRRAQLIHAISGVMIVHAAPGSWVVPPGRAVWVPAGIAHEIRTVGSVAMRTVFVEPGTRPGLADECRVLQISPLLRELILRAVALPLDYPLGGREERTMELLLDEIEAAPALSLHVPMPRHAGLARLCSGLIGDPAQPATLEGWAQQLHMNQRTLARLFRRETGMNFGAWCRQARLLLSLPRLAAGASILEVALEHGYDSPSAFAAMFRKTLGMPPSLYIRPHHSDATLFS, encoded by the coding sequence ATGGACAACTCGCTGGACCTGCAGCCCGAACAGGGCGAATCCACCCCGCGTGCCGTCGCTGCACTGGCCACCGACCCGGCCTGCGACGCGTTGATCCCGCTGCACGCACACCGGCGCGCGCAGCTGATCCACGCCATATCGGGCGTGATGATCGTGCACGCGGCGCCCGGCAGTTGGGTCGTGCCACCCGGCCGCGCGGTGTGGGTGCCGGCCGGCATCGCGCATGAGATCCGCACCGTCGGCAGCGTGGCCATGCGCACCGTGTTCGTCGAGCCCGGCACGCGCCCGGGCCTGGCCGACGAATGCCGGGTGCTGCAGATCAGCCCCCTGCTGCGCGAGCTGATCCTGCGCGCCGTGGCGCTGCCGCTGGACTACCCGCTGGGCGGCCGCGAGGAGCGCACCATGGAGCTGCTGCTGGACGAGATCGAGGCCGCGCCCGCGCTGTCATTGCACGTGCCCATGCCGCGCCACGCCGGGCTGGCCCGGCTCTGCAGCGGCCTGATCGGCGACCCGGCCCAGCCCGCCACGCTGGAGGGCTGGGCGCAGCAACTGCACATGAACCAGCGCACCCTGGCGCGGCTGTTCCGGCGCGAGACTGGCATGAACTTTGGCGCCTGGTGCCGGCAGGCGCGCCTGCTGCTGAGCCTGCCGCGTCTAGCCGCCGGTGCGTCCATCCTGGAGGTGGCGCTGGAGCACGGCTACGACAGCCCGAGCGCTTTCGCTGCCATGTTCCGAAAGACCCTAGGCATGCCACCGAGCCTCTACATTCGCCCTCATCACAGCGATGCGACGCTTTTCTCCTGA
- a CDS encoding hydroxymethylglutaryl-CoA lyase: protein MNIPSRVKLVDVGPRDGLQNEKQPVPAAAKIELVHRLQAAGLKEVEVTSFVSPKWVPQMADATEVMAGITRQPGVRYSVLTPNMKGYEAALPSRPDEIVVFGAASEAFSQRNINCSIAESIDRFAPVVAAARAAGIYVRAAISCSVGCPYEGDVAPERVGMVARLMKEIGVQHVGVADTIGVGTPLKTQRALDAALQHFAVDDISGHYHDTYGQALANTLAALQLGVWQFDASVAGLGGCPYAKGATGNVATEDVVYLLHGMGIETGIDLEALVDAGAWISGVIGRPTQSRVGKALLNKREG, encoded by the coding sequence ATGAACATTCCTTCCCGCGTCAAACTCGTAGACGTCGGCCCGCGCGACGGGCTGCAGAACGAAAAGCAGCCGGTGCCTGCCGCCGCCAAGATCGAACTGGTGCATCGCCTGCAGGCCGCCGGCCTGAAAGAGGTCGAGGTCACCAGCTTTGTCAGCCCCAAGTGGGTGCCGCAGATGGCCGATGCGACCGAGGTCATGGCGGGCATCACGCGCCAGCCGGGTGTGCGCTACTCGGTGCTCACGCCCAACATGAAGGGCTACGAGGCGGCGCTGCCGTCGCGGCCGGATGAGATCGTGGTCTTTGGCGCTGCCAGCGAGGCCTTCAGCCAGCGCAACATCAACTGCAGCATTGCCGAGAGCATCGATCGCTTCGCGCCCGTGGTGGCGGCGGCGCGGGCGGCCGGCATCTATGTGCGCGCGGCCATTTCGTGCAGCGTGGGCTGCCCTTACGAGGGCGACGTGGCCCCCGAGCGCGTAGGCATGGTGGCGCGGTTGATGAAAGAGATCGGCGTGCAGCACGTTGGCGTGGCCGACACCATTGGCGTGGGCACGCCGCTGAAGACCCAGCGCGCGCTCGATGCGGCGCTGCAGCACTTCGCGGTGGACGACATCTCCGGCCACTACCACGACACCTACGGCCAGGCGCTGGCCAACACGCTGGCCGCGCTGCAGTTGGGCGTGTGGCAGTTCGACGCATCGGTGGCCGGCCTGGGCGGCTGCCCCTATGCCAAGGGCGCTACCGGCAACGTTGCCACGGAAGACGTGGTCTACCTGCTGCACGGCATGGGCATAGAGACCGGTATCGACCTGGAGGCGCTGGTGGATGCCGGCGCCTGGATCAGCGGCGTGATCGGCCGGCCAACGCAGTCGCGCGTCGGCAAAGCCCTCTTGAACAAGCGCGAAGGTTAG
- a CDS encoding YbaK/EbsC family protein: MCGAELKPLPDGVQRVAAYLLEAGHPHAPVLLDGAARTAQQAADALGVAVGQIAKSIVFRRLADEAAVLVIAAGDRRVDEAKVAALVGPLGRADAAFVKARTGFAIGGVSPVAHAVAPVALIDRTLLRFDEVWAAAGHPHGVFRLAPQDLERLTGAPLADVAQEAE; the protein is encoded by the coding sequence ATGTGCGGAGCTGAACTCAAACCCCTGCCCGACGGCGTGCAGCGCGTGGCGGCCTACCTGCTGGAAGCCGGCCACCCGCATGCGCCGGTGCTGCTGGATGGCGCCGCGCGCACCGCGCAGCAGGCGGCCGATGCGTTGGGCGTGGCGGTGGGCCAGATCGCCAAGAGCATCGTGTTCCGCCGCCTGGCGGATGAGGCCGCGGTGCTGGTCATTGCCGCTGGTGACCGCCGCGTGGACGAGGCCAAGGTGGCGGCGCTGGTCGGCCCGCTGGGCCGTGCCGATGCGGCCTTCGTCAAGGCGCGCACCGGCTTTGCGATTGGCGGCGTCTCGCCGGTAGCGCACGCCGTGGCGCCGGTAGCGCTGATTGATCGCACGCTGCTGCGCTTTGACGAAGTCTGGGCGGCGGCCGGCCACCCGCATGGCGTGTTCCGCCTGGCGCCGCAAGACCTGGAGCGCCTCACCGGCGCGCCGTTGGCCGACGTGGCGCAGGAGGCCGAATGA
- a CDS encoding DUF1289 domain-containing protein, with product MSVDTEVATPDPALVAARARALLLQRAVQARSGAPDVPSPCVSVCRMNADRSFCEGCFRSIDEIRAWSRSDDAQKRVIWERLLQRAGETATT from the coding sequence ATGAGCGTTGACACAGAGGTGGCCACGCCCGACCCAGCCCTGGTCGCCGCGCGTGCGCGGGCACTGCTGTTGCAACGGGCCGTGCAGGCCCGCAGCGGCGCGCCGGATGTGCCTTCGCCCTGCGTATCGGTCTGCCGCATGAACGCAGACCGCAGCTTTTGCGAGGGCTGCTTTCGCTCGATTGACGAGATCCGCGCCTGGTCGCGCTCGGATGATGCGCAAAAGCGCGTCATCTGGGAGAGACTATTGCAGCGTGCCGGCGAGACCGCCACGACGTGA
- a CDS encoding 2-hydroxychromene-2-carboxylate isomerase, whose protein sequence is MHQITCYLDFASPYAHLAFGRLPQLLEGLSYAVEYRPVLLGALLLQHGNPGPAGIAPKRAWTYRQVQWLGHAHGIALQMPAQHPFNPLPLLRLALAASEDGSLSRHVAGTVLSHVWQGGADANDAQRLAALAAALPLRHDPAGPEVKALLRANTDAALARGVFGVPSFEVAGRLFWGFDGMPMLRACLDGDAWFDGPAWEAAAAQPNGLKPG, encoded by the coding sequence ATGCACCAGATCACCTGCTACCTCGACTTTGCCTCGCCCTATGCGCACCTGGCCTTTGGCCGCTTGCCGCAGTTGCTGGAAGGCCTGAGCTACGCGGTGGAGTACCGGCCGGTGCTGCTCGGCGCCTTGCTGCTGCAGCATGGCAACCCCGGGCCGGCCGGCATCGCGCCCAAGCGCGCCTGGACTTACCGGCAGGTGCAGTGGCTGGGCCACGCGCACGGCATCGCCTTGCAGATGCCGGCGCAGCACCCGTTCAACCCGCTGCCCTTGTTGCGGCTGGCGCTGGCTGCGTCGGAAGACGGCAGCCTGAGCCGCCATGTCGCAGGCACGGTGCTAAGCCACGTATGGCAGGGCGGCGCCGACGCCAACGACGCGCAGCGGCTGGCTGCGTTGGCCGCCGCATTGCCGCTGCGGCACGACCCGGCCGGGCCTGAGGTGAAGGCGCTGCTGCGCGCCAACACCGACGCCGCCCTGGCGCGCGGCGTGTTCGGCGTGCCGAGCTTCGAGGTGGCTGGCCGCCTGTTCTGGGGCTTTGACGGCATGCCCATGCTCAGGGCTTGCCTGGACGGCGACGCCTGGTTCGATGGGCCGGCCTGGGAGGCTGCGGCTGCGCAGCCCAATGGCCTGAAGCCCGGCTGA
- a CDS encoding flavin reductase family protein, producing MDPHISPVELQKAYRLINHGPTVLVSARHGGVDNVMAAAWACALDFSPPKLTVVLDKATKTRELIEQSGVFVIQVPTAAQLQLTHEVGSKSLVNAPDKLAGSGVALFGISGHDLPFVAGCSAWLACRLIPEPHNQQAHDLFIGEVVGAWADTRVFKDGHWHFETAGPEWRSLHHVAGGHFYAIGAPLSAHD from the coding sequence ATGGACCCGCATATCTCCCCGGTCGAGCTGCAGAAGGCCTACCGGCTGATCAACCACGGCCCCACGGTGCTGGTGTCGGCGCGCCACGGCGGCGTGGACAACGTCATGGCCGCGGCCTGGGCCTGCGCGCTGGATTTTTCTCCGCCCAAGCTGACGGTGGTGCTGGATAAGGCCACCAAGACACGCGAACTCATCGAGCAGAGCGGCGTCTTCGTCATCCAGGTGCCCACGGCGGCGCAGCTGCAGTTGACGCATGAAGTGGGCAGCAAGAGCCTGGTCAACGCGCCGGACAAGCTGGCGGGCTCGGGCGTAGCGCTGTTTGGCATCAGCGGCCACGATCTGCCTTTTGTCGCCGGCTGCTCGGCCTGGCTGGCCTGCCGGCTCATTCCCGAGCCGCACAACCAGCAGGCCCATGACCTGTTCATTGGCGAAGTCGTCGGGGCCTGGGCCGATACGCGCGTGTTCAAGGACGGCCACTGGCATTTCGAGACCGCCGGCCCCGAATGGCGCAGCCTGCACCACGTGGCAGGCGGGCACTTCTATGCCATTGGCGCGCCGCTGTCGGCGCATGACTGA
- a CDS encoding NAD-dependent dehydratase codes for MKLLLVGSTGLVGQQVLDLALADPRVSAVVAPVRRALPTHPKLQAPLVDFDHLPEDAPWWQADAVICTLGTTMRAAGSWQAFRRVDHDYPLAVARLARQHGAHTYALNSAIAANPSSRFFYNRVKGELEQALAGLGFSSLTLVRPGMIGGHRQESRWAERAATPILTLLGPLLPQRWRINPARQIAHALLEAALAARPGTQVITSDQLI; via the coding sequence ATGAAGTTGCTTCTTGTCGGCTCGACCGGCCTGGTCGGGCAGCAGGTGCTGGACCTAGCGCTGGCCGATCCGCGCGTCAGCGCCGTGGTGGCCCCGGTGCGCCGCGCGCTGCCCACGCACCCCAAGCTGCAGGCGCCGCTGGTGGACTTCGACCATCTGCCCGAGGACGCGCCCTGGTGGCAGGCGGATGCCGTGATCTGCACCTTGGGCACCACCATGCGGGCGGCCGGCTCCTGGCAGGCCTTCCGGCGCGTGGACCACGACTACCCGCTGGCCGTGGCGCGCCTGGCCCGGCAGCACGGGGCGCACACCTATGCGCTGAACTCGGCCATAGCTGCCAACCCGTCATCGCGCTTTTTCTACAACCGGGTGAAGGGTGAGCTGGAGCAGGCGCTTGCCGGCCTCGGCTTCTCGTCGCTGACCCTGGTACGCCCCGGCATGATCGGCGGGCACCGGCAAGAGTCCCGATGGGCTGAGCGGGCCGCAACCCCCATCCTGACGCTGCTCGGCCCCCTGCTGCCGCAGCGCTGGCGCATCAACCCGGCGCGGCAGATCGCCCACGCCTTACTGGAGGCAGCGCTTGCCGCCAGGCCCGGCACGCAGGTCATCACGTCGGACCAATTGATCTGA